Proteins from a genomic interval of Equus quagga isolate Etosha38 chromosome 13, UCLA_HA_Equagga_1.0, whole genome shotgun sequence:
- the LOC124250386 gene encoding EP300-interacting inhibitor of differentiation 2-like, translating into MSELPADSDVSQTDAASGNSDVPRAEVGGGRREPVPFLARPAGTRAAPMAEAGEGPMAAPGAAPMAEAREGPMAEAGEGPMAEAGEGPMAEAREGPMAEAGEGPMAAPGAAPMAEAREGPMAEARAGPMAAPREAQMAEVSRLLAEPAEEEGPEGRPRSGPENSPGGAAALPYLRLRPPVGAVGMNSQQFLRLSLDHRPLAPRRIQEPAERRRRLADACAARGAALDARYQRNPQRMDFDLLTFTVALTASEVINPLIEELGCDKFIPRE; encoded by the coding sequence ATGTCCGAGCTGCCCGCGGACAGCGATGTCTCGCAGACGGACGCGGCGAGCGGCAATAGCGACGTCCCGCGGGCCGAGGTAGGCGGCGGGAGGCGGGAGCCGGTCCCCTTCCTGGCGCGGCCTGCGGGGACGAGGGCAGCTCCGATGGCGGAGGCCGGGGAAGGTCCGATGGCGGCTCCCGGCGCAGCTCCGATGGCGGAGGCCAGAGAAGGTCCGATGGCGGAGGCCGGGGAAGGTCCGATGGCGGAGGCCGGGGAAGGTCCGATGGCGGAGGCCAGAGAAGGTCCGATGGCGGAGGCCGGGGAAGGTCCGATGGCGGCTCCCGGGGCAGCTCCGATGGCGGAGGCCAGAGAAGGTCCGATGGCGGAGGCCAGGGCAGGTCCGATGGCGGCGCCCAGGGAAGCCCAGATGGCAGAGGTCTCCCGATTGTTGGCAGAACCGGCGGAGGAAGAGGGTCCCGAGGGCAGGCCCAGGTCCGGGCCCGAGAACAGCCCAGGAGGCGCGGCCGCGTTGCCGTATCTGCGCCTCCGCCCGCCGGTTGGCGCCGTGGGAATGAACTCCCAGCAGTTCCTCCGCCTCTCCCTGGACCATCGCCCGCTCGCCCCGCGCAGGATTCAGGAGCCTGCAGAACGCCGCAGGAGACTCGCCGACGCCTGCGCAGCGAGGGGAGCGGCGTTGGATGCCCGGTATCAGCGGAATCCTCAGAGGATGGATTTTGATCTCTTAACGTTTACTGTCGCTCTGACTGCGTCTGAAGTTATCAATCCTCTGATAGAAGAACTCGGCTGTGACAAGTTTATCCCCAGAGAATAG